Sequence from the Temnothorax longispinosus isolate EJ_2023e chromosome 6, Tlon_JGU_v1, whole genome shotgun sequence genome:
TTGCGTCTCGTTATAGAGAAGAGAGCACCCGGgcatgatataaattttcactCACTCGACATTTCCGGGAGTCTTCGAATTCGCGAGAATTAAACGTATCTCGCGGACGGAGATCCAACCAAATCTTTAGTAATGAATTGAAGATTCGGTTCGATTCGTTTTTTGGATGGGATAATTGAAGACGAACATGTGGAAGTAATTGTTAACCCTTTAATTATaggaaacaaaatttataaaagacaatattgaataatatagtaatttaaatatgaatgCAAGAACTGGGTTGAGtcattgttatataatttacttgtAAAGTTAATCGTTTGATACgctatgtaattttaatctgCTAAAATCGAGCAAGTTAATAATATCATGGTGAACTGTAATTGGTTAATATTTGTGATGTTAAATgtgtgaaaattataaaacacgcaaaataattttcaagtgcACTCGactttttgatataatatgaaaattaatgaaatttaaaataattaatgaggCCTGCTATACGTTTGgacatttaataaatcaatgaatttgataatagagaaaatataaagtttttattaaataaaatatccaaTTACCTTATTAATACAATGTATGAACTTTTGAAGTTAATGCATCGGCATGTTCGTTAAAGCTAACTTTACCATTTAATAAGCTGCCGAGTGATTTCATGTTAAAACTTCAAATAAATTCGATTTAGATCTGGATAGTGAATAAATGAATGCAGAAATTTCTCTCGTGATCGCTCATGCATATGCACCGTGTTATGTACAACTTTCTTTTCCAATCGATCGAGCAACGCGTACAAAAtagtattaattttgttttagacttgaggaaatattaaagaaaaatacaaaagaaagtacaaaaaaaggaaaaatttaaaaaatttttaacagataTAGTTGAAAAGAGTCGATTTTTAGTTGTATAATCAACGTTTCGTTTAATACAGTATGACCCAACAAACCGGACGAGCTTCTCCGATagtttatttttcgtaaaaaaaatttaaattttataatcggGCGCTTTTTTTATCTGCTTCCCTTTagcataaacattttttctcttcaaagttttctttattagcCTTCTTTATTAAACATATGAGAATTCACACTTGAGTACAATCGAGCTTTTGTCTCGCTAAATTCGGAAGTGTGGGAGATAATAATTGGATAGAAGCATCACGAGAGCTTGCGGGTTGGCAACCACTGGCGCGAACTATTATCAGATTTCCGATCGGTTCGTATAGAAAATAGACGCTTAAAGCCGGCCGGCGCGGTGCGGTGAATGGGGTGTAAATAAGCGCGAGTACGTGGTGGATCATGCATATGCACCGCGTGGTGTGTGTCCTTCTCTCTGGCTGGTTCCACAGTTAACTTGGATCACGAGCGCAGCATGCCGATGCCGCCATCGGCCATGGCTCCCGAGGGCTCGGCCTGCAATTTAAATGGCCGCGACACGCAGCAAGTGTCTCCGGGGGTCGTTGGACAACAGCATCGGCTTACCCGCAGCCTGATCTCGGTCGGGTCCAGCGTTTGCCGAATATGTCACACAAACACGGCGAAGGAACCGCTTATTTCCCCTTGTAGGTAAATGCATATTCGCTCTATCACAGCTTGATTAGATGCAGTACTGCATAACGGACGAAACTTCAATTTCGGAAGGTTTATTTAAATGGTTGTTTTAATGAAATGATGGCATAAACGGTACAATAAGATCAAATATATAGTGATTAAGTAATGgacgaataaaaaagaaataatagttTTGTCCGGCagtactgttaaatattatacacaatgCGATAACTTATAAAACGGATGTTAATTACGACAGTGTTGAGAGCTTTGATGTAAGCGCCTTTTTCATAGCATTGctgaattaaatgaaatagcTGATTGAAGATTTATGAGgtaatttgaagaaaaaagaaagagaatttatcttactatatatttttttaaattaaactaaaatttacATTGTATGTACGAGTTTGTGTGCGTATAGAATACagtaatatacatgtatgtatgtggATTATAATAACTCCAAGGCCAGATATATTTGGAGTTATGATTTATGTATGTaggtatattacaatatagatGAGACTCACAAACGTATTTAGAGGTGAGGTAGACCGCTAATTTTAGAACTGTAATTGAACTAATTTAAGAACCGTAATTGGGTGCAGAATAACCTTagattaaattgtttaatgacGTTATTGAGTGATTCCAATATACTATAAAAAATccaattctataaaaaaaagattactctTAAAGGAGGGaagaaaattacaattatttcgtattacacaaaatattatttctaattttaaaatagaaagaggTTTTCGGTTATTCTGTACTGAAATATTCGCACGTTTGTTTGTTAATACGTGCTCTAAATTACTACAgcagttaaaaaatattttgaaacatttatacttattatttaaaatggtaTTGTTGTCAcgttaaaaagtaatttacaaTGAAAACAACTGGATGCACgcgcaattttttcttatagtACTGAAATGTTTGTTCGTATGTAAATACGAGTAATTGTAATACTTCTTCAAATACATcatacacaaattttccaatttaagaaaaagatcGTTTGTTGCTTGTAATATCACGTGCAGAAAGAATGCAGTTGTGCATTTACGATTTCGAAAACTTTATCGCCATGGCAAAACGACATGTATCATCCACATAGTTATGGTCCGGGATTTAGGACAGAATTCCGCCATCTTACGAACGTCCCATTTTTCATACTTAATAGGATTCGAGAAAAATGTGGTGCTCACTGGAACGGGAAGTGCTTACGTATTAATGGCGGAACATCGCGATATTTAAATCCTGTGGATTCAGCTTCGGATATTTCTGTTGATTTATTCAAACGTTATATAGCCAAAAAAATTGCTAAAGATTGACGTAtgtgaaaaatacaaaatatgtgcacatgaattattatattttctagcAATAATAGTTTTGTGCGCTATTTGATGCAATTTACGTTAAAATGTAAGATACAAATTTGAGTTTTATAATAGGGTACAGTtgacttttatttcattcagTATTTTACAATGACCCTCAAagatactataataattaaaacagttGCAACTGCACGCCAGAATTAGAGCGGTAGTTTCGGGGTCGAAATATAACAGTGTTGAGAGTTTAGTAAATTTCACTAGTTTAGAATTTACTTGGCGAAGTAAAGtcttaaaataagtataaatcgAGTAAGTCTTCATTTTAAGCTAATTTTAATGGCTTTTATTTTAAGTGAACTTTAATGTGAGAGGCTTTGTGATCAGTTATTACTATTTCAAGCTGATGGAAGTATTTCAAGCTGGAAATTTAGTTAAGTTGGTGGGCATCGATTTGTgataaatttacttattaaacaaatatatataggtcACTATAAGGCGGAGAAAAGCATTTAATTGCTTTGATTCCCAATAGCATATTCTTCACCATCTATCACAATGTACGTCGCGCAAAACGACAAATGCTAATTTGGCGCAAGCATGAGACGGGAGACAGGCGCTAATTCATTAGCGTTAAAGCTCAATTAAGCGATGATCATTTTGCGTCATCCAATCACCACGTGAAATATCACGGGGGATTAGCCGTTATAGTTATATACTTGGAAAGCTAAAGACATTCGGAATATCTTGAGTTGATTCATTACTTTGAAACTCTGTTACTGCCTGTCATACGTTCGAATTTACGTGTCGCAGAGCTAGATAATTTTGCAAGGtttaaagagtaaaaaaaaactgactCTAACGAACGGTAACtgatcataattttattttctcttagTCGCAAACGACGACTTTTACAGCttcttaaaaaaagaagaagaaaaaggagatgATCCAATTAGATTATCTCCTGATTTTAAGGCGTCCTCACGTTTATTTTCCAGCAGCCttcgcgattattttatttaacgtttcGGTAAGATCGTGCCCTTATCGTTTTTGCAGAGGGACGTCCGTACTGCCCCGTCAACTTAACGACCTAAGCCGCGCCCTCTTCGCTCGTAGGGGCTTAATTCACGAGGACCTCGCGAGAATTCCCGATTACGTGCTACGTTTTATATCTCGCGACCCATTTCTTTTCGTATTACCACGACAACATTATAGACGCGCGATGGTAAATGCCGTGGCATCCAACGAGAAATCTGGTTGACTCGGCGCATGAATCATCGCGAATTTTGATGCGACCGATTATTTATGGTGAAAAGCAGAGTGGTTGCCCCTCATAGTGGAAACATCTGTAGTTTCGTAGATCACGCCGCGCACCGCCAAATGCAACGCGTTCGAGAGTACGAATGCTCGATTTTACTTCTCCCTTTCTTCGAGTAAGCAAATCTGTTTTCTTACCCCTGCTCGTCTTTAGTTGAGGGAAATGGAAGGTGAAACATTTTTGTCAGGCAGATATTAATATCATCCATATTTGCTTTATCATATCTATTTACGCATCTTGTTTATGCTCTGTATTatgtgtgtaaaaattttttgtaccCGCAATTATTAACTAAACAATGAAGCTATGTTGTAATAAACTTACAGTATTACGGTGTTTAAAAACGTCGGTAGGATCGCGACGGGGATAGGTGGTGGattgtttaaaatgtttcattatCGGAGGTTGAGTTGAAATTTTTCCGAGCGATCCCAGGCAACTTTCCTAGCGGTCGCTCGCGAATTATTTCTCGTTTAATATTGTTCCTTATATCGCACTCGACGCTGACGGAGTATTCCAGATTCTGCTACATACCGTGCATTGTTCACCGAAACAATCGCAAAACTGATGTCATAACGCAGCAGCTAtactccgcggcgcggcgaaagaAAAGCGGCATAAATTTCATCGGACGATAACTGTTTTGCTGCTGGATACGCGGGCTAATCATCGTCCATGTACACCGTCATGCTGCCAAAGGGAAAAGTTTATGACGCCGGTGAGCCACGGGGCGAGCAAAtcatataaaagagaaatgttttattcGCTGCATCGCGCGCCGcgtatcttttttcttttgcatcgCATATTTTTGTCCGTtgagaaattttatgttattttaaactCGTTTTAAACTTGTAGAAGGTGtctttaatatacatatttgacaATTGGATCAATATAATACTTATCAACAAGGTTTATTGCAGACATTTGATATCTTTGTTCTGATATTGTGTGTGAAactaatataatgttaaattatgaaatatcatAGTAAAGTCTCTTATGAAGTCCATTtattgagaaaataatattctaatattttattcgccCGCGCGATCTTTCCATGTTATAAGTAACGGATGAATAGTTGAAATAATTAGAGATTACCAtatgtgttaaatattttgcattcaGTCGCGTGTAGTTATTTCCCTTGTTTAACAAGGAGATCTACGCACGAGTCTGATATCACATGCATTAACGAGACTTTAACGCATAAACTTGTCTTCAGAATCACTATATTGTGCAACAGTAGTTATACAGTTCAGGTTTACTGACTTCCGTATCTCGTTCGAACTAATTTGCGCGCTGCTGCATACATCGCAGATGTAGGATGCGTAGGAAGCGAGGAGCATGTCGTGATAGTTGCCGGTGCTGTTTATAATAACGAGATTACCCAGCGAACAGCGGTCGTTTAACACGGCTGACAAAGCGAAACGTCGTGACTCTATCGTCGAATGAAGTATATTCCGGCTCGGCACCGAAATCGACCTCACGTAGTCGCATAATTCTCGCGTTGGCTGTGAGATGGAGAATTGTGCTAAGAAGGGACGAGGGAACGAAACGTTATAAGAAGGAAACTCTCTTTCGCTTCCTTTTGccccttctctttctcatttACGGCCCGGCGCCACCGAGAGACGGTAGAATGGCGTAAATGAATGAATAGTTCGAGGAACGTGTTCCGGCGATTAAGGACACACAACTCGTGCTTGAAAAAGTACGTGAAAACGCAGCGGGAACGTGCGAAATGAGAGCGGCCCGCTGCAAATCTCCCATGCGTTATTCCTTCATAATTCTCCAACTTACGGAAATCCTTTCTAATCCGAATATTACTTTGAAGCCATAGGCATTCGGTCCGGAGCAGTAGAGAATAATGAGGAATCGGatataacttatttttcttatgttCTCCATTGCGGAATGCATTTCCCGATGATGCGTTCACGCCGCGAGCGAACACGAATGAACaggtttaatattttctatacgACAGATTATATGGAATGCAATAATGTGCActtgtgtaattttatttctacaaatatatgtgcgagagaaattttacaatatgaaTGCAATATGAGTACAATACGTTAATCAATTGCTAATTCAGCAGACgcgtttttatttgaaaataattaattttacatatttaaattattttataaagattatattaaaatttaaatgcatatttcGTAACGAGACTGATGGAGACTATTTTTTCCGAGTGCAGATTTTTTAAGTTGAGTCTAGTAAGCGTCGGTAttgctatatatttttgcttggAAACAGCTGAGCGAATTCGAGGGCGCAGCGAAAGAATCAACGAAGCCACTTAGTTTCTTCCCTTACAATCCCATCTCGGATTCCTGTCTAGACTCAATTCATCGAATTTCCGCGACTTTAAATAACACAAATGAAATTCTGTTTTCCACAAAGAAGTAACGTAATCGGCATTACGTTATTTCTTTGCCGTTGTCCTTTTGCATTGATAAAGTCACGCAGCATTCTTTCATGTGTGCGTCACCGcaatacattacattacaatATTGCGATATATACGCGGCCTGTCTCTTCCAGGTGCAAGGGCACGCTGGCTTACGTGCACTTGTCCTGCCTGGAACGATGGCTGAATCAGTCGTGCCGAACTTACTGCGAATTGTGCCGGTACTACTTCAATGCCGTGGAGACGCCTCGTTATCGATGGTGAGCATTACATTTATCGGGTTAGCGAGGTAGGGCGCACTTTCAAGCCAGATGTAATTCAAGCACCTGAAATGTATTTCGATCTCTCCGCACACCGACGCGTTTCCTTATTTCGTTTTCCGCTATATCGTGCCCATTATTCTCGTTTCTGCGATGAATTGATTTCggtcatatttcttttttttctattttcttctgTGCAATTTGTTTCCTTACTGTGAGTCGATTAGGTTGCAATTTGGAGCAAACTTGAACATCAAAAATGATGTATCGAGTAAATTGCTCTATAGGAACATCGTATCGACGATAAACTGCAACGTTTTGCATACTGAtttatgtgttaaaataacgtaTAATCCATCACTTTAACTTTGCAATTTGgatattagaataataaataaattcgttCTTTTCACAAGACGTTTatcatcaaataatattaattttatttatttatataagttgAAGCAGTGTTAAaacagtatttttatattttatattttatataactgtaaaaataaattatgttccATAATTCTAATATCGCGTTGTATAGTTTACCGACAAGCATTTTGTTTCTTTGTGATAAGCGTATGATCCTCTACGGATGAATTTTTTGAGCTTTTATCTTAATAGCCGTACCCGGCTGCGCATAGTTATCATTTTTATGAGTACCTGCAGGCCAGAATCTCTGAGGATATGGATCAGCCATCCGCGGAATCGTAGGAATATAGAATCAGACCTGCTCATCTTAACGTTACTTACTATCGTTACGGTGGGATTAACCGCGGTATGCCTTTTGGGTGAGTggcttttttatatatataatggaaACGGTCGCTCCGTTTACGATGAAGCAAATAAACTGCCAAGTACCAAGGAATGTGCAGAAATATCAATGCAAATATTGGATATTActtcacatatattttttaaacttgctCGATGCATTCCGTAACGAATTTGATAAGTCggaagtttaaaaaattttgtagaatATACAATTACCCCTCTTCGTAATTGActaaatccattttttttttttaaatgcattcaGAGAAAGatgctatatattttatgttattatacataacaCTGTAGgtatttaaatcatttaacattaaaatattaagctTGAACTAATCTGatgcttaaaataatttcgcgcTTTCGAATATTaagttgtaaaattatttaattattactcgGAATTGTATAAAGTGTAGTATCAACCTTCAAcactcatatatatattttatatacatatttcttgcATTTCAAAATTCTGTTAGAAGTACAGAGAAAATAACATCTCGTTGTTACGGAATAACGCGATATACTACTGCGAAAGAGAATTCAAATCGTATGTTGACGAAGACAATCTCACAGTTCCGTCCGATAAGCGTTCCACTTTTGTGAAACTATACACCAAACTGAGTATACGTACTTGTTATCCGCTGTAACTTTGCAGGTATGCGATACTTTATCATTGAAGGGAAAAAGATCGGGATTTCCAAGCTCTGGACGCGAGGAGCGATATGGTTTTTTCTGACCATCGTGATATTAGGCTATGGCACCACAGTTTACCTGCTCTGCAGGGTAATTATGCTCTCGATTTACTTGTCCTTAAAGCTATCAGTCTAATATTACTTATAACGCTAAAAGATTGCATTTAATAAGAACAAATTAGAATGAACGCTAGTTTATATAAGAGATAACAATATCGCGATAAAACAGGgcttaatattattgatttctttgaattaaaatataatcggGACAGATGCTTTCATTTTATACGTAACTTCTATTGTTTGATATTCAATAGAAATACGCGATATATGCGAATTTAACTGATTACACATTAATTAGCTTAACGGAAGATGTCGCattaaataacttatacaatactgaaatcattttattaaatatttagttaattaattatgtaatattacaaagatatgaatataatatcatGTCCCATATTTTTAACTGAATGCATTGGAaatgtttcaatataaatttgcgcgaatatcttattaaatttacatggATTAGTTCATCAAAAGCTAAAATTTATGGAATTATCGgtttactttatatactaACGATGGGCATACATAAAACAAATGGAACTAATATTATGATATGGTACGATATTGTATATTTGTgagattaatatttgaaacatCGTTTCTTCAAAGAACCGAATGTGTCTTTACAGTTAGATatcagtaaataaaatttaattttggaaaaaataaacgcgATAAAGCTTTTCTTGTTCAAATGAACATAGGTAAATTGTGTCATGTAATACGATACAAATTAAAtggtttattcttttaatataatcaactacaatatgcaatttttataacatgatACGTGaacatgttaaaataacatttgtatttattcaaataatattcatatttaatttatctgaaataatttttatttaattttttaacaaatttttgtatattgatGTAACAGATTTGGCTCGAAGCTGAagtattttaaagtaatagtagattttttttcattgtatcaagggtatattattttgtcaaaGGCTTTATTAACTCCTAAATGAACGCTTCTACTCTTTTAGAAATCACAAGTTAGACGTGTAAGTTTTCATATACTTTGGACGTGTagtcaatatatattgtaatatccaTAACTTAATACCTATTGACGCTTCGAGTTTGAAACAATGGCCATTTTTCTTAGTTTAGACTACACTATCTTCGGCTGAAAGGTTGTACGGTAAGCCAGGAATGCCTTGTGCATAACGCGCGAGTTATTTACCTGCATAATATCTTTCGAAGAATGTATCTGACCGAGATATATACGCATGTCGTAACGTAAGAATATAGAGTCGTAGTATTCGGACTTTCGACTAGTAACGTACTCGGGATAACTTGCATCAGTATGCATCCTGTGGGTCATCGACTTTATGTCTCATCCAGCACGACGAAGTCGTGCCGCGGTTTACGTTTATGCGGCGCGATCTCGCCAGGCCAGATAGCGACGCCCCGGGGCGGACGCATTAAGGCGCGATGCAAAGGTGAAACAGGTGAACGACGTCCCGACGCTCAAATGCGCGGATATAACACGGGCGAGCGATTCGGAACAAATGTGTTAGAACGCACTCCGCGCCGGAAGAGTGCGAAAGATACACGACGCTCTctgatataaaaagaatacatATGCAAAGAATATGATGCAAGGTGTGGTGCGAGCGAATCGGAAACCTGGCTAATAAggtctttttttgtttaaataccGCGCGCAcctaagaaaaaattacgtcaCGCGTTTATATCTTTACGAAAATCGTTTTACGATTTACTTCTTTATGATACTTTAACAACGCGATTGGTACAATAGGAAAGCCATTTCATGTTAACGCTTTTTCTCGATGACTGGAAAATTGTGTTGTAATTCGCGAACTTTCATCTATAagcatttattttactatacgGTTTACTTAATggttaattttcatttatgtatattaccCTCCTTAGGGGAATGAAGATCATAATCTTTATGACGTCGGTGTGAATTAAACGAGAGTTTCCGTTCATGACTGTTATGGCGAATATTTACGGCGATTGTTTATATGTCCTAAAATGCTTGCTAATGCTCgttaaaatcatatatactTAGTTAATTACCGTGGAGCCTGTCAGCAAGTGCTGAGTTTGATTATCTTGCCCTAAAGCTGttactaaattaattgttattggCATCATCTCAA
This genomic interval carries:
- the LOC139814836 gene encoding E3 ubiquitin-protein ligase MARCHF3-like, with the protein product MPMPPSAMAPEGSACNLNGRDTQQVSPGVVGQQHRLTRSLISVGSSVCRICHTNTAKEPLISPCRCKGTLAYVHLSCLERWLNQSCRTYCELCRYYFNAVETPRYRWPESLRIWISHPRNRRNIESDLLILTLLTIVTVGLTAVCLLGMRYFIIEGKKIGISKLWTRGAIWFFLTIVILGYGTTVYLLCRDQVSPWYRWWKSTVNVRLVVDPQLLHRRPSDESSQDHESHDGSREMTATPTSAVDTS